Genomic DNA from Anabaena sphaerica FACHB-251:
TAACAGCTTAACAGTTTTTGCCTTAAATTACCGCTTTCCTATTCCTGTAGTTTTGAGCATCGTAGGTGGTACTTTAAGAGTTACAAGGTATTTCATAGCATCTGAGATGATGGTAACAGACAATAGGTTGTCAGATCCCCGTTACAGCAGGAAGCTAATATCTAAGAGGATATTTTAAAAGTCTTTGGTGATGTATCAAACATCTTTAGATCCCCCCTCCCCCCTTACTCACATCTTGCACCAGGCGACTGGAAGTCACGCCTATACATACAAAACCCACCTGCGTGGGTTTCAAACCCTTGATTTTCCGTGAGTCCGTGCAGACGGACTTAGTTTGTCTAGCAGTATCTTTCTAATCACCTGGGCTTGGTGCAATATGTGAGCTTAAAAAGGGGGGAACTGGAATCAAAGTCCTCCTTAAGAAGGAAAAAGGGGGGATCTGCGGGTGTCAGATACCACACGAAAAAGTTTATGGCTACGCCACGCAAGCTATCAAACAGCCTCTAAGACTGTTGATGTCCTTTAGCGTCGGAATGTTTAACCCAGCACCGTTCTAAAAGTTGAATCCGCCAGAGTACCGCAAACTGACGAGGATTCAAAATCAATTTAGTATCACGACTAAATAAGGGCTGGTTCAAATAATGCCAAAGAGGAAATTGAATTTTTGTGTTTTTGGGAGCCATGGGAGGAACAAAATATTATAAAATTGCTTCAGGAGTAGTTGGCATTTTATTTATAAAATAATTTTATAAATAGTTTTCCACTACCAATACCTTTATTATTCAAGAATAAACCAGTATTTTCCAATTGTCTTGGTGGCAATTGCGGAATTTAAGAAAACTTTATTTTTGCGCTTTTAAAATACTGTCAGTAAATCCTGACTTTGTTGCTGATAAGAATTTTGGAAGGGGCAAAGACTGAAAAGAAAATTTTGATATGCCATAGACATTTGTCTAGCAACTTCATCAATTGGAACGCTACCAAGACTCGTCCCTAAACCGGGAACAGCAACTATGTTAATTTGCTTTTGTATGCAATTGCAGTAAACTCTATTATGTTGACGGATGGCTAACAAAGTTGACCACAAACCTTGATATACATGATCCTTACCAGCCATAGATATCTGCATTCTCAGCGCCGGAGCATGAGCAATAAACGGATGTAAAGGATGATTTGTTTCCACAATTAAAGATGTACCGATAGGTTGATCTCCTAAATACTCTTCTTGAATGCGTTTTTGCAAAAGTTTCTCTACATCTTCACCAAAAAATCTCAGAATTGCTGCATCAATATTATTTTGAGCAGAATTTAAAGAACTAGCCGCAGTAACTACACAATCAAAAAAAGGTAAGTCTTCAAACGAGCCATTTACTATTTGTACATGAGGTAAGCCTTCAAAATAATCTGCAAAAGTTCTACACAGAAAAGTTTTAGTATCTAGCAGAATTAATTTTAATGGGATGTCATAACCCCAAGTTTGACAGGCATCTATGTTGGTTATTTTGGCTCTATAGTTTGACTTATCAATCAGAAACAGTAAATGAGAATTGATCAGTGTAAAAATAGTATCTATATTTAATGTAATCTCATTGACTTTAGCTTCTGTTAAACCATCAGGAGTTTTAATTTCCCGAACTAACCTATGGATGGCATTATAGATATCTAAGAATAATAATTGTAGAGGTTTATCAGCAATAATCGGATAACGAAGTAATTTTAAACAATCCTCTAAACGATAGACAAGTTTCTGCATACTAGTAAATCCTAGCATTGCAGCGCCACCTTTGATACTAAAAGTAGCCCGAAAGATTTCATTTAATTCATCTCTATCATCAATTGTGTTTTGTAAATTTAAGAAAGCTCTATAGATTGTGTTTAGGTATTCTTGTGATTCTTCGACAAAGTAGCCTATAATTTTTTGAAATTGTTCTGGTTTCATAGCTCAAACAATTATGAGTTAAGGGATAGTATCAAATTAGACTTGTTAGACATCAAATTACAAGCATTCTGAATAGCTGTTACGTCCCTTGAGGAGCCTCAGCTTGGTTTTGTAGACAACTGCTACTACATGAATACAAGAGAGAATGCCATTTTTCCGCGAAAGGATACCTAAAAGTTTAATTGTGGAAAACCTCATGTATTCAAAAGTTTTTCTTATTAATCAAGGTATGGCTTGATCTGTGCTGTATTGAGACTACCCACTTTTGACTTGATTCATATCTTGAGCAAACACCAAAAAAAGCCACCTTCGGTCATGCTGACATCGCAAATATCCAAACGCTATCAGACAACTTTATATATTAACATCGTTTTAACTGCGTTAATAAAACCACAATTTCATCCATTGCTTTTCTAACAACACTTGGAGGTTGTTCAGATTGATTTACCATAATACTAAAAGCAACAGGTTCATAATGAGGAATATTTACATATCCTGATAGAGAAACTACACCCATCATTGTACCTGTTTTCGCTTGCACAATTCCCTGAGCAGATGTGTTAAGAAAGCGATTTTTTAAAGTACCGCTAATACCAGCAACAGGCAAAGAAGCACGAAACACTTCGGCTTGAGAAGATTTAGCCATAATCTGCAAAAGTTGTACTAAAGCTTCTGGACTAATTAAATTTTTACGAGATAAACCAGAACCATCTACTAAAATGTAGCTATTGGGTTCAATCCCTAATTGATTTAAAATAGTATTTATAGCTTGCAATCCTGCATCAGCAGTAGGTTGATTTTTTGTTAATGTTTGTTTATCAGCTAAATTTCTAAGTAAAGCTTCAGCATACAAGTTATTACTATTGACATTGGTTTCTACCAATAATTCAGATAAGGGTGGAGATTCAATTGCTGCTATTTCTTTTTCATTTTTCCCACCATTGAGGTTAGATGTCTGTTT
This window encodes:
- a CDS encoding Hpt domain-containing protein encodes the protein MKPEQFQKIIGYFVEESQEYLNTIYRAFLNLQNTIDDRDELNEIFRATFSIKGGAAMLGFTSMQKLVYRLEDCLKLLRYPIIADKPLQLLFLDIYNAIHRLVREIKTPDGLTEAKVNEITLNIDTIFTLINSHLLFLIDKSNYRAKITNIDACQTWGYDIPLKLILLDTKTFLCRTFADYFEGLPHVQIVNGSFEDLPFFDCVVTAASSLNSAQNNIDAAILRFFGEDVEKLLQKRIQEEYLGDQPIGTSLIVETNHPLHPFIAHAPALRMQISMAGKDHVYQGLWSTLLAIRQHNRVYCNCIQKQINIVAVPGLGTSLGSVPIDEVARQMSMAYQNFLFSLCPFQNSYQQQSQDLLTVF